The sequence ggtgctggggggatgggtggggggggcagattcagactgtctgaggtccatagtgaggtcataACTGTAGGCCCATTcgctgcgtgcgtgtctgtcagtggttgccatggtgattggggggccgtgaggagtgtttagtttcctgttaacatacagtaagagttgagggattttattttgaaaagtaggtgaatacctagttcctgttatcatacaatgagagttgggggcttttaatcacaggtgtaattgatcacattaattatggccctgatccattgaagccctggtttagagcatgctggctcactgaaatggcatgatacagtaaatagtgtgcgtgtgtgtgtgtgtgtgttagtcagcctgctctgattggctaatgagaatcagctgtctagcagcaatctgaagttgccgtggcgattggcaactgctgcagtggggcagtttataataggagttaaccagagacgtacatgtcataaaagtgcttctacgacagaaaccgtgactcctatcgcttagattgttcatgagaccagttaggagtctctgatgaacaaatggtgcgacatttgggtctgtagtttcaaaaatgtgacctcggcggcagtttcgaaaagtattaacttttttctctgatccaaaagattctgtgaaatttaatatggggccctatgggagcgaagcctgcagttgctctcacgttcaggcatgtgtcgccaaatgtgtaagtccgactgattccatagctacatgtttgcgaccggcacaaaaatacctaagttttgatgtattaattgtgtatgaggagtggacgttgtgggctacagagcaatttgttcggaaaattttcaaaagatttcaaagctttcccgcactctagcgatgatgtcacgcgctctagcccttaacgacccacgcaatacacacccattataaaatctgaagcggtctgaaaatttcacaaaacgtaaactgcgatttcgtgaaaaccgtgccagctatcaaaaaatttccatttggccaaataaagtcccaagtctcgtgacccgtttaaacttttaatcacgtttctacgttaaagtatggcgactctgtatggccccaaagaggagtgtttatgagcactcttcacgtcgattttcaatgcattccaatggagaaaaaaatcgcgctttcacgcgattttctcggaaaccgctgcgcgaatctcttagccaggtcatagcacacgattcccgatcattccgcacgttttgatgtattttttgtacaggtgttggcaacgctgccggaggagtagcgtgccaaagtttaggcagaagtctgaataagaaataagcccgacgaataatagaccagtgtgctttgcacaaggctttgccttgtgcttaggcacactggaactagaaaatttcgcaagaaattttgaccagtgtgcctggtgctgggggggggggtctgaggaccatAGTGAGGTTAGAAGAAGGGGGATGATAGGCCCCATAAAGTCCCAAATCTCGTGAcctgtttaaacttttaataatttttctacgttaaagtatggcgactctgtatggccctaaagaggagtgtttttgagctctcttcacgtcgatttgccactcattcctatggagcaaagAAATCGCGCTTTTGCGCGATTTTTTCGGAGACCGctacgcgaatctcttagaACAGTCATAGTAcaccattcccgatcattctgtcactggttgccatggtgattatGGGGCCgagaggagtgtttagtttcctgttattataaagtaagagttgagggcttttattttgaaaagtaggagaatacctagtttcctgttatcatacaatgagagttgggggcttttaatcacaggtgtaattaataacatacataatggccctgatccattgaagccctggtttagagcatgctggctcactgaaatggcgtgatacagtaaatagtgtgtgtgtgtgtgcgtgtgtgtgtgtgtgttagttaggcagcctgctctgattgcaTCATAGTAACTGTTTATATTCAACCGATTGCTGTGGCGGCTCAGGCGAGTGACGTCATCCACTCCACCGTCGCGGGATTACAGACGAGGCACCCCAGGGCATTCATCATTGTAAATGGTGATTTTAACCATGTGAAGGTCTCCAGAGCCCTGTCGAACTTCACCCAGTATGTGACCTGTAACACCAGACACAATAAGACCCTGGACCTGCTGTATGCCAACATTAAGGAGGCATACAGCGCCACTGTTCTCCCCCCCCTTGGCGGTTCAGACCACAACCTCATCAGGCTTGTGCCAACATACAAGCCTGTTGTCAGGAGGCAGCCCGCCACCACCAGGACTGTTCAACAGTGGTCAGTGGAAgttgaggaggagctgagggagtGTTACGGGTCAACAGACTGGGAGTTGTTTGACAGGGTCCACGGTGAGGACATCGATGGACTCTCCCACTGCATCACAGACTACATTAGGTTCTGTGAGGAGAGCATCGTACCCACCAAAAAGGTACGCTGCTTTCCTAACAACAAGCCCTGGATCAATGGGGACATTAAAGCCCTGTTGAACAGGAAGAAGAGGGCGTTCATGGCCGGGGACATTGAGGGGGCCAAGGTTGTCCAgaaggagctgaagaaggagcTGAGGGCGGCCAAGGACACCTAAAAAGACAGACTGGAGGGGAGACTACAGGCCGACAGCTCCAgggaggtgtgggggggggttcaGGAAGATAACTGGCTACAAACAGCCGAGCCCTGGTGTTGAGGGGACCCAGGAACATGCAAATGAGCTAAACCTGTTTTTCAACAGGTTTGACCAACCAACCCCCATGAGCTCAGCAGGACAGCCTGGGTCCTCACTCACCAACACCAGTGCCCCCCCTCCACacctctccttcccctcctcctccccccccttccacacctctcctcctccccccagcACCCATCcccaggaggcagcagcagcttgcCCCCCCCATACCTACCCTGAGGAGCACATCCACAGCATGTCCTTTGCACCTGGAGACATTGCAACATCCACCCTGATCATCACAAGGGGCCAGGTGAGGAAGCAGCTCTCAAAGATCAGCGTGAACAAGGCCAGGGGACCAGACAACATCAACCCCAGGGTGCTCAAGGCGTGTGCTGGGGAGCTGGCAGCAGCGTTCCAGCACCTCTTCAGCCTCTCCCTGAGGCTGAAGAAGGTTCCCCAGCTCTGGAAGACCTCCTGCATCGTCCCGGTGGCCAAGAAGGGACACCCCAGCACCCCCAATGACTACAGGCCAGTTGCTCTGACGTCACACGTCATGAAGATCTTTGAGAGACTGGTTCTGCAGCACCTCAAGCCCCTTGTGAGCGACTTCCGGGACCCCCTGCAGTTTGCATACCAGGAAAACATCGGTGTGGATGATGCCATCACCTACATGCTCCACAGAGCCTACACTGGAGAGGCCGCACAGCTCTGTAAGAATATTGTTCTTTGACTTCTCCAGTGCCTTCAACACCATCCTGCCACTCCGGCTAGCTGAGAAGCTCTCAGTGATGCAGGTAGATCATGGCCTGGTGGCCTGGATTACGGACTACCTCACCAGCAGACCACAGTATGTCAGACTGCAGGGCAGCCTGTCAGATGTGCTGGTGAGCAACACCGGCGCCCCCCAAGGAACTGTGCTGTCTCCCTTCCTGTTCACCACCTACACCTCCGACTTTCGCTTCCACTCGGGTACATGCCACCTACAGAAGTTCTCCGATGACTCCTCCATCGTCAGCTGCATCACAGATGACAACGAGGAGGAGTACAGAGCCCTGGTGGAGAACTTCATAGGGTGGTGTGATAACAATCACCTCCAGCTCAACATTGGAAAGACCAAGGAGCTGGTGGTGGACTTCCGGCGGAGCACGAGGCCCCCAACTCCCATCACCATccgaggggaggaggtggaggtggtggacaccTACAAGTTCCTGGGAGTACATATGAACAGTAGACTTGACTGGACTGATAACACCGAGGCCCTCTACAGGAAGGGACAGAGCAAACTGTTCTTCCTGAGGAGGCTCAGGTCTTTTAATGTATgcaataggctgctgcagatgttttaccagtctgtagtaGCCAGTGTTCTCTTTTTTGCTGTGGTATGTTGGGGGGGTAACATGAACACAAGGGATGCCAACAGActgaacaggctggtgaggaaggctagctctgtggttggatctgagctggacggtctggaggtggtggcagagggcaggatgaggaggaagctggacgctatcctggaAAACCCCttccaccccctccatgatgagctagtcaagatgaggagcaccttcagccacagactcatccctcctcggcacaacacaaagcgcctgggtcagtccttcatgctggtagccatcaggctccacaaccaaggctgacccccatatgacaactattaggacttttaagaaatttaaacatgcactatctggcgcactttacactcactttacactatacatcctatataccactttattgctgactgcacatatgtacatattacatttatttatttatttatttattgtacatactacatttatttattgacagactgtacacactatgttcacccattcactctgtatcttttatatctctattattgtctttagaatttttgtatacctttacctctcctgtgattcactctgtttgctgatgttgctgctttgacacctgaatttccctccggggattaataaaggtccattttatcttatcttatcttattggctaatgtgaatcagctgtctagcagcaatctgaagttgccgtggcGATTGGCAagtgctgcagtggggcagtttataataggagttaaccagagacgtacatgtcataaaagtgcttctacgacagaaaccgtgactcctatcgcttagattgttcatgagaccagttaggagtctctgatgaacaaatggtgcgacatttgggtctgtagtttcaaaaatgtgacctcggcggcagtttcgaaaagtattaacttttttctctgatccaaaagattctgtgaaatttaatatggggccctatgggagcgaagcctgcagttgctctcacgttcaggcatgtgtcgccaaatgtgtaagtccgactgattccatagctacatgtttgcgaccggcacaaaaatacctaagttttgatgtattaattgtgtatgaggagtggacgttgtgggctacagagcaatttgttcggaaaattttcaaaagatttcaaagctttcccgcactctagcgatgatgtcacgcgctctagcccttaacgacccacgcaatacacacccattataaaatctgaaacggtcttaaaatttcacaaaacgtaaactgcgatttcgtgaaaaccgtgccagctatcaaaaaatttccatttggccaaataaagtcccaagtctcgtgacccgtttaaacttttaatcacgtttctacgttaaagtatggcgactctgtatggccccaaagaggagtgtttatgagcactcttcacatcgattttcaatgcattccaatggagaaaaaaatcgcgctttcgcgcgattttctcggaaaccgctgcgcgaatctcttagccaggtcatagcacacgattcccgatcattccgcacgttttgatgtactttttgtacaggtgttggcaacgctgccggaggagtagcgcgccaaagtttaggcagaagtctgaataagaaactagaaaatttcgcaagaaattttgaccagtgtgcctggtgctgggggggggtctgaggaccaCAGTGAGGTTAGAAGAGGGGGATGATAGgcccaataaagtcccaagtctcgtgacccgtttaaacttttaatcatttttctacgttaaagtatggcgactctgtatggccctaaAGACGAGTATTTTTGAGCTCTATTCACGTCGATTTGCCActcattcctatggagcaaagAAATCGCGCTTTCGTGCGATTTTTTTCGGAGACCGctacgcgaatctcttagacaggtcatagcacaccattcccgatcattctgtcactggttgccatggtgattggggggccgagaggagtgtttagtttcctgttattataaagtaagagttgagggcttttattttgaaaagtaggagaatacctagtttcctgttatcatacaatgagagttgggggcttttaatcacaggtgtaattcataacataaataatagccctgatccattgaagccctggtttagagcatgtTGGCCCACTGAAAtggcgtgatacagtaaatagtgtgtgtgtgtgtgtgtgtgtgtgtgttagttagtcagcctgctctgattggctaatgtgaatcagctgtctagcagcaatctgaagttgccgtggcgattggcaactgctgcagtggggcagtttataataggagttaaccagagacgtacatgtcataaaagtgcttctacgacagaaaccgtgactcctatcgcttagattgttcatgagaccagttaggagtctctgatgaacaaatggtgcgacatttgggtctgtagtttcaaaaatgtgacctcggcggcagtttcgaaaagtagtaacttttttctctgatccaaaacattctgtgaaatttaatatggggccctatgggagcgaagcctgcagttgctctcacgttcaggcatgtgtcgccaaatgtgtaagtccgactgattccatagctacatgtttgcgaccggcacaaaaatacctacgttttgatgtattaattgtgtatgaggagtggacgttgtgggctacagagcaatttgttcggaaaattttcaaaagatttcaaagctttcccgcactctagcgatgatgtcacgcgctctagcccttaacgacccacgcaatacacacccattataaaatctgaagcggtctgaaaatttcacaaaacgtaaactgcgatttcgtgaaaaccgtgccagctatcaaaaaatttccatttggccaaataaagtcccaagtctcgtgacccgtttaaacttttaatcacgtttctacgttaaagtatggcgactctgtatggccccaaagaggagtgtttatgagcactcttcacgtagattttcaatgcattccaatggagcaaaaaaatcgcgctttcgcgcgattttctcggaaaccgctgcgtgaatctcttagccaggtcatagcacacgattcccgatcattccgcacgttttgatgtattttttgtacaggtgttggcaacgctgccggaggagtagcgtgccaaagtttaggcagaagtctgaataagaaataagcccgacgaataatagaccagtgtgctttgcacaaggctttgccttgtgcttctaggcacactggaataagcccgacgaataatagaccagtgtgctttgcacaaggctttgccttgtgcttctaggcacactggaataagcccgacgaataatagaccagtgtgcttctaggcacactggaataagcccgacgaataatagaccagtgtgctttgcacaaggctttgccttgtgcttctaggcacactggaataagcccgacgaataatagaccagtgtgctttgcacaaggctttgccttgtgcttctaggcacactggaataagcccgcaggataatagaccagtgtgctttgcacaaggctttgccttgtgcttctaggcacactggaataagcccgcaggataatagaccagtgtgctttgcacaaggctttgccttgtgcttctaggcacactggaataaacGCGTCGAATAATAGACccgtgtgctttgcacaaggctttgccttgtgcaaagcacactggaataaaataagacatacacacacacacacacacacacacacacatatatatatatttaaatatatatatactgccaAGGTGCCCCcccccaaactgctccccgggcgctgtatagtagctgcccactgctcctaatatactaggatgggttaaatgcagaagcTAAATAgcactgtgtgctgtgctatGTACAAAGTGTGACAATATaagttgatttacatttttacatttacaagTAAGCCtgcttaccgctttgaattatgtacttacatttattttctgaCTGTTTAACTCTAGTTGATCAATACCGAACTTGGGAAAACTGCCTTCCACTACTTTGCACTTTATAAATTGAATGAATTACAGAATGTCTCATCCCACTGGCTCATTTTAAACCTGGCACTTTTAATCTATTTAATAATAACTGTGATTGtctaatggtaaatggactttttattttatttttatttatttatacagtgcttttctagtcttccgaccactcaaagtgctgcccatcaggatctgatctaaatactcattcacaccgATGGCatagccttcgggagcaatttggggttaagtaccTTGCTcgaggacactttgacatgtggactggatGAGCCAGAGATCGAcccgccgaccttccgattgatGACCTTCCGAGTGGTGGCCTACCTCTgtgccacagccgccccaaaaTGTCCCATGCTCTATGTCCTTTTTTTGtcctatgtttgttttattctctctcctAAAGTACTGTAATAacagtaaggatggcctctgagcaaggcaaACGGCATTACCATGGTATTGCATTTGGCGGCttacgttaccgcagtcttggaaagggagtagttgagtggaggggtactcagttggttgcaatctgcaaacacaccactagatgccaccaaatcctacacactgtaccttttaaaagtAATGATTTGATAAAACCAACATCACTAGCTCTGCCCAGTGTATCCCAGAGAAAACACAAGTAAGGCCTTTTGTCCTTTATTAAACAGTTTAAACCACAATTACATGAATCTTTTAAGTTCTAGCCCCGGACCATCCAGAGTTATGATGACGTTATACTGAACTGAAAATCTTCCTGTTTTTGTATCCACCTTATCTTATTAGACTGTGGACATGGCGCTCAGATCTACTGTGTGAGGTTGATGACCTATCTCCCTGGAAAACCCGTCGGAGAATCTCCAGTCACAGTGCTAGATCTTTATCATGTCAGCAAGTTGTTTGCTTCCATGGATAAGACTTTGCAACAAGTAAGTTAAAAAGTCAAACTTGTATATTTCAGCTAGTAGAAATGTTGGAGCAGATGGCTGATGCAGGGGGCAttttagcgtctttcagctcattgttcaGGCTTTATCTGCTAAATACCCAATTATATTGTCAGGAGTTGATGTAGAGCTATATGGAGAGTGAATATTGTTTAACATGTCCATATCCACTTTATAGGGCCTGATTATAACGGTTAATGCAGTTGTAAGGTATCAAAAAGTTGTGATAAAAAGTAGCATGCAAAAATATCTAGtattgaaaacatttaatttttttcagctGGTATCTCCAAACCTGGATGTCTTAAACTTTGATGTGCGTTGGAGTTTATCCAAGATTCCTCTCCTAGAGGACTGCCTGTCAGTGATGGATGGAGATCCCCTGCAGGAAGTGATCAAAGCAGTCCTTGAACAGTACAAATCACACGTGCAGCCCAAAATCAGCTCTTTCCAAAGAGGTAATACAGATAACAAAGCTTCATCATTCGTTGTGCTCTGTATTCCTTTGGTTTACTTTTATTATCTCTGTTTATGATTCTGCTTGTTTTGTGAAATTATTTTTATGTGTAATTTTAAACCGGGTGTATGCTAACCCAGCCCTGTATCCTTAGGAATtatgcaacacgttctcatcccactTTTCGGGTCACAGTAAACATctgattaaagggactatttgtaactttcagaaatgcttcttaacagcgacacctgtggccgtgaaatcaacgaaagtcagcgtcgggttcgcgcttgctcgctctaaatagacatgaacgagcatcgctcaaaacagtgaggcgacacacgtcagctaaaagcacaacatcactctatatttcagctgcttggcagtaatgttagctgaccagacgaaggtctctccatgaacatgatttagatctgatcctagtgttggatTTTCCTGTCTTAGtacaggctgaggcagcggggctctgcagcgtgtctccctgctctctccgcccgcagccggagagagcagggagacaccggcacccggtcggtaacgagacggtaacgtttctctctgcggagctccgtcacatcacaagacacgggaaacctctgttggtctggaggagctgcagcagttatttctgcacaaacgtccactgtacattcactagatattctcagagctaaactaactcttctgcagtgtggagtgagcgcgcgttcacgtctagaggtggagcgagtacgcgagaacgcgcgctctgtctgagtgaaggcgagcaggcagaggaggagagagtacAGCCAcaagcgagcgcgcatatgcgagcacgcgcatgtgtcccgacccgctacatttatacgcttaaaaagttacaaacagtccctttaactatacCGTACCATGTGCAGAGACCAGAGATAAATTAccttttttaaagaagaattgaCCAGGGCAAATCCAACAGAAATAACCAGAGCTAAATACTTCTGCACTATGGTAACCAATATCAGAAATTGCCTCCATCAAAAGTACAATTCTTCtctacagtacatttaaacGCACAAACGTACTAAGTGTTTCTGTGGTGTCTTTCACAGGAATAATACACGGGGACCCAAATGACCTAAACATCCTTGTCACACCGGTAGACAACGGGCGTCATGAGGTGTCAGGCGTGCTGGACTTTAGTCTGCTCATGAATGACTGCTATGTATTTGATGTGGCAGTATTAATCACATACATGATGCTGGAGAACCCCAGTCCTTTGGATGTAGGTGGAGCAGTGTTAGCAGGCTGGGAGAGCATCATGGTGCTCACTGATGATGAAAGGGATTCCCTCTTCCTGCTGGTGCTCGGTCGGTTGTGCCAGAGTCTGGTTTATGGCCGGTGCAATGTCAGAAAATACCCAGACAACGAGAAATATCTCCTGACTACAGCCAAAAGTGGGACTCGGCTTCTTACTAAGCTGTGGGAGCTGGGCAAGAAAGAGGTAGAAAGGAAATGGTTTACAGATGCCAGCACGTTCTCAGTCAATTAATATAGAAATGCTTGTCAATGGTTGAGCATGAAAGAGAATAAAGCTTTGCattcacactttgtttttttactttttacagtttttacaaTAAATTCTTACTATGTAATTTCAACATATTTGGGGACAACTTTTTCAACAGGCACCCTGTAATTGCAATTGGCCTTATTTATCATTAGTAAATAATTTACCAAAGCTTTATAGAATTAATGCGCAAAATATTCTGTAGTTGGTTTATATCCTCCTAGACTAGCATGATACTTTGTCATTAGGATCCCATCAGTGGACGACACTATGCTGTGGTGGATAGtctaataaaggaaaaaaaaaaacgttcacTTCTTCCAAagatgattttcttttctttctccattcttagttgtttttcaaaggattattattatgaaatggAATAAAAGCTAATCTGAAAGGGGTAGACAAAAACTTACCAgctgtttttaattttcttcttttcagtCTGTGGTGTGGATTTGCGGAATGGGttgggtgatgggttgaaggggagcacaaatataaatcaatttaaaaagctatacaagaaagatatttttgggaggtatatggttgaggcagagttgtgttaaaggttgggtatatactttttaactccggatgtatttgtgggttgtaaataaacttgggatgctgttcatatattcaacttgggatgtaaataaatctgggatagtttttatattatattatattatcattctatgatatatgagttaatagaggagaagtgagaaaggggtaggataatataagtttttcttctgcctactccttttcggacactattactcttgtttgtttgttattattttgtatctgtttttatttattatatgttcgaaataaagtctttcaatcattcattcattcattcttttaaaaaaaccATCATAAAAGAGattttcatttccatttgttCATTACATTAAACTTACACTTTTTATCTTCAAAATATACTTCTTGTTTTATTGTGGTTCTAATTTTAGACATATGTGGATTAGCAATTTGTTAACGTACAACTGCAGACAAGGTGGATTATTGCAGGAACCTTTTATCAATGTCCTCTAAACTTTTATAAATGCAGATGACATTTGCCTATGGCTTATTAGAAATGATGTTGATTGAGTTAATTTATTCTGTGGAACCACCGCAGCTCCTAGACGGTGCCTTTAGcccgctaacgttagctactgtACGCTATCTCAGCAGTGTTAGCAGTGCTAACGTTAGGCAGCTGAGAACTGCTCAAGTTCTTCCTGAACTCCTAGACATCGTTGTCAAAAGTAACGTTATATAGaaaataaaggtaaaagtaTAAAATTGGACACCTCTTAGGACAGCTTGTGTTTACTTCCGGTACTTCCCCGGATTTGTGTATTGGGAGTAGAGCGACTGAGTGAACGTGATTTCGGACACAGCCAACGTGCCTGTAACTACATACTGCATGAACCCTCTTTCATGATATCTTTACtaattcatttgttttctctaTTGCAAACATTA comes from Sebastes fasciatus isolate fSebFas1 chromosome 5, fSebFas1.pri, whole genome shotgun sequence and encodes:
- the LOC141767348 gene encoding hydroxylysine kinase-like, translated to MNSEESKNATRLEVQTFAISFLCQHGVPTHTVVPTTTTGQLMSMEEIDCGHGAQIYCVRLMTYLPGKPVGESPVTVLDLYHVSKLFASMDKTLQQLVSPNLDVLNFDVRWSLSKIPLLEDCLSVMDGDPLQEVIKAVLEQYKSHVQPKISSFQRGIIHGDPNDLNILVTPVDNGRHEVSGVLDFSLLMNDCYVFDVAVLITYMMLENPSPLDVGGAVLAGWESIMVLTDDERDSLFLLVLGRLCQSLVYGRCNVRKYPDNEKYLLTTAKSGTRLLTKLWELGKKEVERKWFTDASTFSVN